Proteins from one Streptosporangium becharense genomic window:
- a CDS encoding 2-oxoacid:acceptor oxidoreductase subunit alpha, giving the protein MTKQVQQLDRVIIRFAGDSGDGMQLTGDRFTAGTAEFGNDLSTLPNFPAEIRAPAGTLPGVSSFQLHFADHDILTPGDAPNVLVAMNPAALKANLPDLPRGADIIANTDEFTKRNLQKVGYDANPLEDDSLAEWRVHAVPLTSLAVRALEGFDLSKKDAERSKNMFALGLLSWLYHRPTEATIQFLENKFAKKPDIAKANIAAFQAGWNYGETTEAFSVSYEVKPAKLPPGVYRNISGNQALAYGLIAASVKSGLPLFLGSYPITPASDILHELSKHKRFGIRSFQAEDEIAGVGAALGASFGGALGVTTTSGPGVALKAETVGLAVTTELPLIVVDVQRAGPSTGMPTKTEQTDLLMAMFGRNGESPLPIVAPATPSDCFDAAVEAARIAVKYRTPVMLLSDGYLANGSEPWRVPASADLPDISTSFAVEPNGEDGVTFLPFKRDAETLARPWAIPGTAGLEHRIGGIEKADGTGNISYDPNNHDKMVRLRQAKIDGIAQDIPPLEVDDPDGDARVLVLGWGSTYGPIAAAVRRIRSAGGKVAQAHLRHLNPLPANTGEVLRSYDRVLLPEINLGQLALLLRARFLVDIISYNRVRGLPFKAEELAGVIQDVIDSE; this is encoded by the coding sequence GTGACCAAGCAGGTTCAGCAACTCGACCGCGTGATCATCCGGTTCGCCGGCGACTCCGGCGACGGCATGCAGCTGACCGGTGATCGCTTCACGGCGGGAACGGCGGAGTTCGGCAACGACCTGTCCACCCTCCCCAACTTCCCCGCCGAGATCCGCGCTCCCGCAGGCACCCTGCCGGGCGTGTCGAGCTTCCAGCTGCACTTCGCCGACCATGACATCCTCACCCCGGGTGACGCCCCCAACGTCCTGGTCGCGATGAACCCCGCCGCGCTGAAGGCCAACCTGCCCGACCTGCCCCGCGGCGCCGACATCATCGCCAACACCGACGAGTTCACCAAGCGCAACCTGCAGAAGGTCGGCTACGACGCCAACCCGCTGGAGGACGACTCGCTCGCCGAGTGGCGGGTCCACGCCGTGCCGCTGACCTCGCTGGCGGTCAGGGCCCTGGAGGGCTTCGACCTGTCCAAGAAGGACGCCGAGCGCTCCAAGAACATGTTCGCCCTCGGTCTGCTGAGCTGGCTCTACCACCGGCCCACCGAGGCGACGATCCAGTTCCTGGAGAACAAGTTCGCCAAGAAGCCCGACATCGCCAAGGCCAACATCGCGGCCTTCCAGGCGGGCTGGAACTACGGTGAGACCACCGAGGCCTTCTCGGTCTCCTACGAGGTCAAGCCGGCCAAGCTGCCCCCCGGCGTCTACCGCAACATCTCCGGCAACCAGGCCCTGGCCTACGGCCTGATCGCCGCGTCGGTGAAGTCGGGGCTGCCGCTGTTCCTCGGGTCCTACCCGATCACACCGGCCAGCGACATCCTGCACGAGTTGTCCAAGCACAAGCGGTTCGGCATCCGCAGCTTCCAGGCCGAGGACGAGATCGCCGGCGTCGGCGCGGCCCTCGGCGCATCCTTCGGCGGGGCCCTGGGCGTCACCACGACCTCCGGCCCCGGCGTGGCGCTGAAGGCCGAGACCGTCGGCCTCGCGGTCACCACGGAGCTGCCGCTCATCGTGGTCGACGTGCAGCGCGCCGGGCCCAGCACCGGCATGCCCACCAAGACCGAGCAGACCGACCTGCTGATGGCCATGTTCGGCCGCAACGGCGAGTCGCCCCTGCCGATCGTGGCGCCGGCCACCCCCTCCGACTGCTTCGACGCGGCGGTGGAGGCGGCCAGGATCGCGGTGAAGTACCGCACGCCGGTCATGCTGCTCTCCGACGGCTACCTGGCCAACGGCTCCGAGCCGTGGAGGGTCCCGGCCTCGGCCGACCTGCCCGACATCTCCACCTCGTTCGCCGTCGAACCGAACGGCGAGGACGGGGTCACCTTCCTGCCGTTCAAGCGCGACGCCGAGACCCTCGCCCGGCCCTGGGCGATCCCCGGCACCGCGGGTCTCGAACACCGCATCGGCGGCATCGAGAAGGCCGACGGCACCGGCAACATCTCCTACGATCCCAACAACCACGACAAGATGGTCCGGCTCCGCCAGGCCAAGATCGACGGGATCGCGCAGGACATCCCGCCGCTGGAGGTGGACGACCCCGACGGCGACGCCCGCGTGCTGGTGCTCGGCTGGGGATCGACGTACGGGCCGATCGCGGCGGCGGTGCGGCGGATCAGGAGCGCCGGCGGCAAGGTCGCCCAGGCGCACCTGCGGCACCTCAACCCGCTGCCCGCCAACACCGGCGAGGTGCTGCGCTCCTACGACAGGGTGCTGCTGCCGGAGATCAACCTCGGCCAGCTGGCGCTGCTGCTCCGCGCCCGTTTCCTGGTCGACATCATCAGCTACAACCGC
- a CDS encoding putative leader peptide yields the protein MTPTVLFGRLHIDLCRLAAGLCRANRSRS from the coding sequence GTGACCCCAACTGTCCTTTTCGGCCGCCTGCACATTGATCTGTGTCGGCTCGCTGCCGGGCTCTGTCGGGCGAATCGCTCACGATCGTGA